The Humulus lupulus chromosome 4, drHumLupu1.1, whole genome shotgun sequence genome has a window encoding:
- the LOC133832409 gene encoding uncharacterized protein LOC133832409, whose product MAHPRTRTSARPQSSTVKDIAPPSFGGIPPTSSIGHTPLILTGSVDTRVHHNTQINPNLENNDRSAHEDPYFLESVDHPGIILTSPLLVLQNFQSWRRDFKISIGAKNKFSFINGSLPQPLASDPHFNAWKHCNQMVMSWLFHSISPEIKTSIMYLEYAAAMWSELNHCFDQVNVPNIFELHESLITLHQGSDTIST is encoded by the coding sequence ATGGCTCACCCAAGAACAAGGACTTCCGCTCGTCCTCAATCTTCCACTGTCAAAGATATTGCTCCACCCTCTTTTGGCGGCATCCCTCCAACTAGCTCAATCGGTCACACACCTTTGATTCTGACAGGCTCCGTTGACACTAGGGTTCATCACAACACCCAAATAAATCCAAATCTGGAAAACAATGATCGTTCAGCTCATGAAGATCCCTATTTCCTAGAGTCTGTCGATCATCCAGGTATAATTCTTACATCTCCTCTTCTCGTACTACAAAATTTTCAATCTTGGAGAAGAGATTTCAAGATTTCAATTGGGGCTAAGAATAAATTTTCCTTCATCAATGGTTCTCTACCTCAACCACTTGCCTCTGATCCTCATTTCAATGCTTGGAAACACTGTAACCAAATGGTCATGTCATGGCTTTTTCACTCGATTTCACCTGAGATCAAGACAAGTATTATGTACCTTGAATATGCGGCAGCAATGTGGAGTGAGCTCAATCATTGTTTTGATCAAGTTAATGTTCCCAATATCTTTGAACTTCATGAATCTCTTATTACTCTTCATCAGGGTTCTGATACTATAAGCACCTAA